Proteins encoded by one window of Flavobacterium sp. N502540:
- a CDS encoding glycosyltransferase family 2 protein has product MQTDVQIIELEENKGPSNARNIGIELATGDLISFLDADDCYLPTCLQDSSSVMEEENLDVLILGIMLIPSNHYLPKIKSFEKEMIPFSEELFLIPDPLYTISSPDFIMGFGSNVVIRKKHLEDIFYETDVSISEGIDLWYRVLKRLPQPSRVGLLNKACIEVREVEGSLSRISPTDWKAIEIPIIIKRYRKSSNRYDQQLMGMYTQRWLEHAMERLPSWQQKGLFIFNHFTLLVKNSYYLKRRNS; this is encoded by the coding sequence TTGCAGACGGATGTTCAGATCATCGAGCTGGAAGAGAATAAAGGTCCGAGTAATGCCAGAAATATTGGAATTGAGTTGGCAACCGGAGATTTGATCAGTTTTCTGGATGCAGACGATTGTTATTTACCAACTTGTTTACAGGATAGTAGTTCTGTGATGGAGGAGGAGAATCTGGATGTGCTGATACTTGGCATTATGCTCATCCCATCAAATCATTACTTACCGAAAATTAAATCATTTGAAAAAGAAATGATTCCCTTTTCAGAGGAACTATTTTTAATTCCGGATCCCTTGTACACTATTAGTTCTCCCGATTTTATTATGGGTTTTGGCAGTAATGTTGTGATCCGAAAAAAACATCTTGAAGATATTTTTTATGAGACTGATGTTTCAATAAGCGAAGGTATTGACTTATGGTATCGGGTACTAAAAAGATTACCTCAACCTTCCAGAGTTGGATTACTGAATAAAGCCTGCATCGAAGTACGGGAAGTAGAAGGAAGTTTGTCCAGAATCAGCCCCACAGATTGGAAAGCAATTGAAATCCCGATCATCATAAAGCGGTATAGAAAAAGCTCCAATCGATACGATCAGCAGTTAATGGGAATGTATACCCAGAGATGGCTGGAACACGCCATGGAGCGATTGCCGTCCTGGCAGCAAAAAGGTCTGTTTATTTTCAATCATTTCACATTATTGGTCAAGAACAGTTATTATTTAAAAAGAAGAAACTCCTAA
- a CDS encoding DUF1842 domain-containing protein — translation MADLLAGAYLAKGTIGNVGTPGAPIASFSLVVVPSQHSVSGTVVITQAIPGPDSHIVVHVKGRIYATGFGKITQVVSLSGQYVQSVPPPAIGSFLANFEAHLAIDSSWNGTGGFSYWNHHIENVPVKSAKSLKKELA, via the coding sequence ATGGCAGATTTATTAGCAGGTGCCTATTTAGCAAAAGGCACAATCGGGAATGTAGGAACACCAGGTGCTCCAATTGCATCATTTAGTTTAGTTGTTGTACCGTCACAACATTCTGTTTCGGGTACAGTAGTGATTACACAGGCCATCCCTGGTCCTGATAGTCATATCGTTGTTCATGTTAAAGGAAGAATATATGCAACCGGATTCGGTAAAATTACTCAGGTAGTTAGCCTAAGCGGACAATATGTTCAATCTGTTCCTCCTCCTGCAATTGGTTCTTTCTTGGCCAATTTTGAGGCACACTTAGCAATCGATAGTTCATGGAACGGAACAGGAGGATTCTCTTATTGGAATCACCACATAGAGAATGTGCCTGTAAAGTCTGCAAAGAGTTTGAAAAAGGAATTGGCATAG
- a CDS encoding glycosyltransferase family A protein produces MKHTVVIPLYNKEAYIYDTIRSLAFQDKKVSELIIVDDCSSDLSLVYLKDALSFFPLNFCRRMFRSSSWKRIKVRVMPEILELSWQPEI; encoded by the coding sequence ATGAAACATACCGTTGTGATACCTCTTTATAATAAGGAAGCTTACATCTATGATACCATTCGTTCTCTGGCTTTTCAGGATAAAAAAGTGTCAGAGCTTATTATTGTCGATGATTGTAGCTCAGACCTGAGTTTGGTATATCTAAAAGACGCGCTCTCTTTTTTTCCCCTCAATTTTTGCAGACGGATGTTCAGATCATCGAGCTGGAAGAGAATAAAGGTCCGAGTAATGCCAGAAATATTGGAATTGAGTTGGCAACCGGAGATTTGA